One Lachnospiraceae bacterium C1.1 genomic region harbors:
- a CDS encoding FAD-dependent oxidoreductase: MKYIILGAGPAGLSFARSLKDKGENDFLIIEQEAEAGGLCRSADVDGSPFDIGGGHFLDVRRPAVDEFLFRFMPKDEWDRYERDSKIVVGDNTINSPIEANIWQMKIDDQVEYLKSIAKAGCNTGSSMPERFTDWINWKLGDKIAEDYMIPYNQKMFGENLDELGTYWLDKLPDVSFEDTLRSCLEHRAYAKQPGHAEFFYPKKYGYGEIWKRIAESMPDKIVYNTKVESLDINNNIVNASYRADIIVTTIPWTSIKQIEGINDEVRKDIKALKHTAVVTEYHPEMLDTKAQWIYYPNPELDYHRILVRHNFCPNSKGYWTETNAIRFKDTGKISFINEYAYPLNTIGKQEAIGRVLEYMKEKNIYGLGRWGEWQHFNSDLVVERGMNLADKLA; this comes from the coding sequence ATGAAGTATATTATATTGGGAGCAGGACCTGCAGGACTTTCATTTGCCAGGTCGCTTAAAGATAAGGGAGAGAATGACTTTCTTATTATAGAGCAGGAGGCAGAAGCAGGGGGTCTTTGCAGAAGTGCTGATGTTGATGGTTCTCCATTTGATATTGGAGGAGGTCATTTCTTAGATGTCAGAAGACCTGCAGTTGATGAATTCTTATTTAGATTCATGCCAAAAGATGAATGGGACAGATATGAAAGAGATTCGAAGATCGTAGTTGGTGATAACACGATCAATAGTCCTATTGAGGCAAATATATGGCAGATGAAGATTGATGATCAGGTTGAATATCTGAAATCAATAGCAAAAGCCGGATGCAATACAGGCAGTTCAATGCCTGAAAGATTTACTGACTGGATAAACTGGAAGCTTGGAGATAAAATTGCAGAGGATTATATGATTCCATATAATCAGAAAATGTTCGGAGAAAATCTTGATGAGCTCGGAACATATTGGCTGGATAAACTCCCTGATGTATCATTTGAGGATACATTAAGAAGTTGTCTGGAACATCGTGCATATGCAAAGCAGCCGGGACATGCAGAATTCTTTTATCCAAAGAAATATGGATATGGTGAAATCTGGAAGCGAATAGCTGAATCTATGCCAGATAAGATCGTATATAATACAAAAGTAGAAAGTTTGGATATAAATAATAATATAGTAAATGCTTCTTATAGAGCTGATATAATTGTTACAACTATCCCTTGGACTTCTATAAAACAGATTGAAGGAATAAATGACGAAGTCAGGAAGGATATTAAAGCTCTTAAACATACAGCAGTTGTAACAGAGTATCATCCTGAGATGCTTGATACGAAGGCACAGTGGATATATTATCCAAACCCTGAGCTGGATTATCACAGAATTCTTGTAAGGCACAATTTCTGTCCAAATTCAAAAGGATATTGGACTGAGACAAATGCCATAAGATTTAAGGATACTGGTAAAATTTCATTTATAAATGAATATGCTTATCCTCTTAATACCATAGGTAAACAGGAGGCCATAGGCAGAGTTCTTGAATATATGAAGGAAAAGAATATATATGGACTTGGAAGGTGGGGAGAATGGCAGCATTTCAACTCTGACCTTGTCGTAGAAAGAGGAATGAATCTGGCAGATAAGCTTGCTTAA
- a CDS encoding InlB B-repeat-containing protein: MSLAIAVGSCQPVKAENLESSKEIKSENYESSENQDYSEDTDNSYSINCMDLSVSEDELIETAVSENITLSDNSENSGFARSGMLKYDDINDQLSISDKKIEMDLGEVRKIDFTKTDSRISWESSRPDIVQVDVNGYLIAIKSGKSKITGYYNGKKYKLNVRVRKNKNAGALNTIEVYTKAGKKIAFPKINKIKRSELKLSSNDLSVIRIDSTKNKIEAVGSGRAIVKYSYDYSDKKGNHKGSGYVSYYVEEPNTEDTTIDLKVGETKKLKLNGTYGGKLKWKSSNKKTAFVDELGVVTGLKNGTAVIKLNTGGKKYTYRVNVSGKADFYNPSEDKENYASLRQNRFVTIHFLSSGKFTIEQTSEYKNIDYENEYENMSNSESENSAVSQNESPSENEMPSDDETPSDDETPSDNGIPSDDVNPSDNNAPSDNEDHSEDNISDEDFIPDDSGKIYEFDDIEYIFIKDADGYAIKITGLTDTGKKSNIIKIPSEIKGYKVIEIAKDFLNGNNADCVIFENGINESIEIPDNLLRNGESNIFYVIHKYTVIHEKENLDGSYSESEKEIFEEICGKSVIPEVKDNELYEGFEKPERKIVKVKSDDSAKVTYRYKRKIFNVTLTAGRGIASISGNGNYKYGSQVSINAVTKTGYHFNGWSGNMGNWIGEKLESTFNMPARDIDLRADAMPVKYSISYNLAGGEFNCDYPVSYTTESANIIIPKPVKEGYIFTGWNKENSESTNPDEMIKTGSYYDKVYIANWKARTDTPYTIYYELEKIDGSGYETKEIVKQKGETDKKVQPEVKNFEGFESPQAEYITIRANGKASITYRYTRKLYDLELLYKNGTIGKNLRNKYKYGTNIKLNTGLKKGYGNLRIVNEKGELLKPEFTMPARSLKIIVEAKADEYKISYDLNNGNMKKGESNPLKYTVESDSFSIKPPVRTGYTFRGWTGSNGDTPQQYITIAKGKEFGNKSYRANWTTNNYKITFDANGGSGSKNIEKIYGSEIGSLPVPKKDNYDFTGWYDNSGKKINEHTKVPASNVTYKAGWEIKKYELIIDTNGGSWSGKSGKVSVRNPKGTVISLQNPSRKNYKFMGWKFTGSGQFSNSKYTFAAGSGSVRAIWGDYTADANEFIAGKIYFQNELKVPKGENWNYSGFKCIDSNYSIDGNTRGYLFMAYSENGCPVIPRAFGNNRRGNFEENISALNKNLNENFYNAMSEDLKNKIYSFNYTCREYLNSLEIVRDEFSKDTKMDDKDRNIRLRRNYSIKTKIFIPSYEELRKCGISYRWDASRQGVNNVLLRNLCIYTENDKKDAYVGLCLSDQSGNITYGAADFGYREQYRFIDAGAFPVFVIRKK; this comes from the coding sequence ATGTCGCTTGCAATAGCAGTGGGATCATGTCAGCCGGTAAAAGCAGAAAACCTTGAATCTAGCAAAGAAATAAAATCTGAAAATTATGAGAGTTCAGAAAATCAGGATTATTCAGAAGATACGGATAATAGCTATAGTATAAACTGCATGGACTTATCGGTATCAGAAGATGAATTGATAGAAACTGCAGTTTCTGAAAATATCACTTTATCAGATAATTCTGAAAATTCCGGATTTGCGAGAAGTGGAATGCTTAAATATGATGATATTAATGATCAACTAAGCATATCGGACAAAAAAATTGAAATGGATCTTGGAGAAGTAAGAAAAATTGATTTTACAAAAACAGATTCAAGAATATCGTGGGAATCCTCAAGACCGGATATAGTGCAGGTTGATGTAAATGGATATCTGATTGCAATAAAATCAGGTAAAAGTAAAATTACAGGCTACTATAACGGAAAAAAATATAAGCTAAATGTAAGGGTAAGAAAAAATAAAAATGCAGGAGCATTAAACACCATTGAAGTTTATACAAAAGCAGGGAAGAAAATAGCATTTCCTAAGATCAATAAAATAAAAAGATCAGAATTAAAACTTTCATCAAATGATCTTTCAGTGATTAGAATTGATTCCACGAAAAATAAAATAGAGGCTGTTGGCAGCGGTCGTGCAATAGTAAAGTACAGTTATGATTATAGTGATAAAAAGGGAAATCATAAAGGAAGTGGCTACGTTAGCTATTATGTTGAAGAACCCAATACAGAAGATACTACAATTGATCTAAAAGTTGGTGAAACTAAGAAACTAAAATTAAATGGTACATATGGTGGAAAATTAAAGTGGAAGTCCTCTAATAAAAAAACAGCTTTTGTAGATGAGCTTGGAGTTGTAACCGGGTTAAAAAACGGGACTGCAGTAATAAAGCTGAATACAGGAGGAAAGAAATATACATATCGCGTAAATGTCAGCGGCAAGGCTGATTTCTATAACCCATCAGAAGATAAAGAAAACTATGCAAGTCTTCGACAGAACAGATTTGTGACAATTCATTTTTTATCCAGTGGAAAATTTACAATAGAACAGACAAGTGAATATAAAAATATAGACTATGAGAATGAGTATGAAAACATGTCAAATTCCGAGTCTGAAAATTCTGCTGTTTCACAGAATGAGTCACCCTCAGAAAATGAAATGCCATCAGACGATGAGACACCATCAGACGATGAGACACCTTCAGATAATGGAATACCTTCAGATGACGTAAATCCTTCAGACAATAATGCTCCATCAGATAATGAGGATCATTCTGAGGATAATATCTCAGATGAAGATTTTATACCGGATGATTCAGGAAAAATATATGAATTTGATGATATAGAATATATTTTCATAAAGGATGCAGATGGATATGCTATTAAAATAACGGGATTGACTGATACTGGTAAAAAATCAAATATTATTAAAATACCATCTGAAATAAAAGGATATAAGGTAATAGAGATTGCGAAAGATTTCCTGAATGGGAATAATGCAGATTGTGTAATATTCGAGAACGGAATAAATGAAAGTATTGAGATTCCGGATAATCTTTTAAGAAATGGCGAAAGCAATATTTTTTATGTAATTCATAAATATACAGTAATACACGAAAAAGAAAATCTTGATGGAAGCTATTCTGAATCTGAAAAAGAAATATTTGAAGAAATATGTGGAAAATCAGTTATACCAGAAGTAAAAGATAATGAATTGTATGAAGGATTTGAAAAGCCTGAGAGAAAAATAGTGAAGGTAAAATCTGATGATTCTGCAAAAGTTACTTACAGATATAAGCGAAAAATATTTAATGTTACATTAACAGCTGGAAGAGGAATAGCTTCAATTTCCGGTAATGGAAATTATAAATATGGATCCCAGGTATCAATAAATGCAGTTACAAAAACAGGCTATCATTTTAATGGATGGTCAGGAAATATGGGAAACTGGATTGGAGAAAAGCTGGAGTCGACATTTAATATGCCGGCAAGAGATATAGACTTAAGAGCTGATGCAATGCCTGTGAAATACAGCATATCTTATAATCTTGCAGGAGGAGAATTTAATTGCGATTATCCTGTAAGCTATACAACTGAATCAGCCAATATAATAATTCCAAAGCCTGTAAAGGAAGGATATATTTTTACAGGATGGAATAAAGAAAATTCAGAATCAACAAATCCTGATGAGATGATAAAAACAGGATCATATTATGATAAAGTTTACATTGCAAACTGGAAGGCCAGAACTGATACACCATATACAATTTACTATGAACTTGAAAAAATAGATGGCAGCGGTTATGAAACAAAAGAAATAGTAAAGCAGAAAGGTGAAACTGATAAAAAAGTACAGCCTGAAGTAAAAAACTTTGAGGGATTTGAATCACCTCAGGCAGAATATATTACGATCAGAGCAAATGGAAAAGCATCAATAACTTACAGATATACAAGAAAACTATATGATCTTGAGCTTTTATATAAAAATGGAACCATTGGAAAAAATTTAAGGAATAAATATAAATATGGGACAAATATAAAATTAAATACAGGATTAAAAAAGGGATATGGCAATCTGAGAATAGTAAATGAAAAAGGAGAATTGCTTAAACCGGAATTTACAATGCCAGCGCGATCATTAAAAATCATAGTTGAAGCAAAAGCTGACGAATATAAAATAAGTTATGATCTTAATAATGGAAATATGAAAAAAGGTGAATCAAATCCTCTTAAATATACAGTGGAGAGTGATAGCTTTTCAATAAAACCACCTGTTAGAACAGGATATACATTCAGAGGATGGACAGGATCAAATGGCGATACTCCACAGCAATATATTACAATAGCCAAGGGAAAAGAATTCGGAAATAAAAGTTATAGGGCAAACTGGACGACTAATAACTATAAAATAACATTTGATGCGAACGGAGGAAGTGGAAGCAAAAACATTGAAAAAATATATGGAAGCGAAATAGGTTCATTACCTGTTCCCAAAAAAGATAATTATGATTTTACAGGCTGGTATGACAATAGTGGTAAGAAAATAAATGAACATACAAAAGTACCGGCATCTAATGTAACTTATAAAGCCGGATGGGAAATCAAAAAATATGAATTGATAATTGATACAAATGGAGGAAGCTGGTCAGGAAAAAGCGGAAAGGTGTCGGTAAGAAATCCAAAAGGTACTGTAATAAGTCTTCAAAATCCATCAAGAAAGAATTATAAGTTCATGGGATGGAAATTTACAGGCAGCGGCCAGTTTTCTAATTCAAAATATACATTTGCTGCAGGATCTGGTTCAGTGAGAGCAATCTGGGGAGATTATACCGCAGATGCCAATGAATTTATTGCCGGTAAAATATATTTCCAAAATGAACTGAAAGTACCCAAAGGGGAAAACTGGAATTATTCCGGATTCAAATGTATTGATTCTAATTACAGTATAGATGGAAATACCAGGGGCTATCTTTTTATGGCGTATTCTGAGAATGGATGTCCGGTAATACCAAGAGCATTTGGAAATAATAGAAGAGGGAATTTTGAAGAAAATATTTCTGCATTAAATAAAAATCTAAATGAAAACTTTTATAATGCAATGTCGGAAGACCTGAAAAATAAGATATATAGTTTTAATTATACATGCAGAGAATATTTAAATTCATTAGAAATTGTTAGAGATGAATTTTCAAAGGATACAAAGATGGACGATAAAGATAGAAATATTAGGCTAAGAAGAAACTATTCAATAAAAACGAAAATATTTATTCCGTCATATGAAGAATTAAGAAAATGTGGAATTAGTTATCGTTGGGATGCTAGTAGACAGGGAGTAAATAATGTTCTTCTTAGAAACTTGTGTATTTATACGGAAAATGATAAAAAAGATGCATATGTAGGATTGTGTTTAAGTGATCAGTCAGGGAATATTACTTATGGAGCTGCTGATTTTGGATATAGAGAACAGTATAGATTTATTGATGCAGGAGCATTTCCTGTATTTGTGATCAGGAAAAAATAA
- a CDS encoding transposase, producing MNILQKIFTDYYETIIFTMKPRSSVIENIDKMINCGNPDFGGAMYGCPDCGKLKFVPFRCHSRFCPSCGNKYSMERTTNMSFKLIKVNHRHCVFTIAEDLRIYFLQDRTLLNCLFHAVNSVISHMFRKINKSKNFTPGFIMVLHTFGRDLKWNPHIHCLISEGGYSDNGEWRNVTHFNYKLLRSSFQTALLNELEPYLGSSFKKVKAACYDKNKQGFYVYAKPNKCNPTTVIKYIGRYLGRPVIATSRIDKYDGDYVTFHYNRHEDDKYVEETIPATEFIERLIRHIPEKHFKMIRYGGIYARHRDIDKNLNRAISKEKHSFLRGFNKWRTAQLSAFGYDPLKCDCGSTMLFLELYFNHKRVSLEELYEKAMSKSRGLRSSA from the coding sequence ATGAACATACTGCAAAAAATCTTTACCGACTACTATGAAACAATTATTTTCACAATGAAACCTCGCTCATCTGTCATTGAAAACATCGACAAGATGATTAATTGTGGCAATCCAGACTTTGGTGGTGCCATGTATGGATGCCCGGATTGCGGAAAACTTAAATTTGTTCCCTTTCGCTGTCACAGCCGCTTTTGTCCTTCATGCGGAAATAAGTATTCCATGGAACGCACCACTAACATGTCCTTCAAGCTGATTAAGGTCAATCATAGACATTGCGTTTTTACCATTGCAGAAGATTTAAGGATCTACTTCTTACAGGATCGTACTCTTCTAAATTGCTTGTTCCACGCTGTTAACAGTGTTATTTCCCATATGTTCCGCAAAATAAATAAATCAAAAAATTTCACTCCCGGTTTTATCATGGTCCTGCACACTTTCGGACGTGATCTAAAATGGAATCCGCATATTCACTGTCTAATATCTGAAGGCGGTTACAGTGACAACGGCGAATGGCGAAACGTAACTCATTTTAATTACAAGCTTCTTCGCAGTTCATTTCAAACTGCACTTTTAAATGAATTAGAACCTTATCTTGGCTCTTCCTTTAAGAAAGTCAAAGCTGCCTGTTATGACAAAAATAAACAGGGCTTCTATGTTTATGCCAAGCCCAACAAATGCAACCCTACCACCGTAATTAAATACATTGGACGTTACCTTGGCAGACCCGTCATTGCAACTTCACGTATTGACAAATATGACGGTGATTATGTCACTTTCCACTACAACCGCCACGAAGATGACAAATATGTAGAAGAAACCATCCCTGCAACCGAGTTCATTGAACGTCTGATACGGCATATACCTGAAAAACACTTTAAGATGATACGTTATGGTGGTATTTATGCCCGTCACAGAGACATTGACAAAAATCTTAACCGCGCCATTTCAAAAGAAAAGCACTCATTTCTTCGTGGCTTCAATAAATGGCGTACTGCACAGCTTTCCGCGTTCGGATATGATCCTCTAAAATGCGATTGCGGTTCAACAATGCTGTTCCTGGAACTATATTTTAATCATAAGCGCGTTTCTCTTGAAGAACTATACGAGAAAGCCATGTCCAAGTCTCGTGGATTGCGTTCATCTGCATAA
- a CDS encoding GDP-mannose 4,6-dehydratase — translation MKVLVLGGTGMVGSHFMKSYKDDGCEVWGLARNSASSRMAAIQDDSIIRCDIMERDALMRVFKDIKPDIIIHMAAQAFNGDSWNLEYVTHQTNYIGTLNVLYCAHEVVPDAKVLLACSSAEYGNITEADCPLKEERLLKPHTPYGVSKAGVENLGRQYALNYGMKVFLPRMFIHVGTGHPPATAIQNFARQLALIKKGVLKDEIHVGNLETYRDYIDVRDGVKAMRILMEKGNAGEPYNICNGKAYQIREILDMLIEISGTKAKVISDKKLFRVADEPLLLGDDSKIKALGYTREYSMYKTLEDVFADWESRI, via the coding sequence ATGAAGGTACTGGTGTTGGGTGGAACCGGAATGGTTGGTTCCCATTTCATGAAGAGCTATAAAGATGATGGATGTGAAGTTTGGGGTCTTGCAAGAAATTCAGCTTCAAGCAGAATGGCAGCCATTCAGGACGATTCAATCATAAGATGTGATATCATGGAACGTGATGCGCTGATGCGCGTATTTAAGGATATCAAACCTGATATCATAATACACATGGCAGCTCAGGCGTTTAATGGAGATTCCTGGAATCTTGAGTATGTAACGCATCAGACAAATTATATAGGAACATTAAACGTGCTTTATTGTGCGCATGAGGTAGTTCCTGATGCTAAGGTGCTTTTAGCATGTTCTTCTGCAGAATATGGTAATATAACAGAGGCTGACTGTCCTCTTAAGGAAGAGAGACTTCTGAAACCTCATACTCCATATGGTGTTTCTAAGGCCGGAGTAGAGAATCTTGGACGTCAGTACGCCCTTAACTATGGCATGAAGGTATTTCTTCCAAGAATGTTCATTCATGTTGGTACAGGTCATCCGCCGGCAACTGCAATACAGAATTTTGCAAGACAGCTTGCCCTTATTAAAAAAGGCGTGCTTAAAGATGAGATACATGTAGGAAACCTTGAGACTTACAGAGATTACATTGATGTACGAGATGGTGTAAAAGCCATGAGAATCCTCATGGAAAAGGGTAATGCCGGTGAACCTTATAATATCTGTAATGGAAAAGCATATCAGATAAGAGAAATTCTTGATATGCTGATAGAAATTTCAGGAACAAAGGCAAAGGTTATTTCTGATAAAAAGCTTTTTAGAGTAGCTGATGAACCACTCTTGCTTGGTGATGACAGCAAGATAAAGGCTCTTGGATATACCAGGGAATATTCTATGTATAAGACTCTGGAAGATGTATTTGCTGATTGGGAGTCAAGGATATAA
- a CDS encoding YfhO family protein has product MINRVNKKLLYLSSFFIPVILYIFIYSRHGIWPFGDNTVMTGDMRYQFTDYLSYLKTIIFSNNDFNYSFSKNLGGNLTGFSAYYYFCPLNWITLLFPSSMLPIAEGIILILYAALSSLSFTYMLSKIKGENYLSIPFALAYSMMGFTATYFQLSIYFADLILFPLIVLGLEKIIKNPEDKKFYLITLFAALLSNYYLGYMICIFSTIYYIYRIICLADKKSDLLKYIKNTKTFIISSILAAALTAFSLLPAVLSLSGEKDTLSISFFRRFEMNTVFAQFFTGSFSGNVSNGLPNIYCGIIIAFFCILYFINSERKLKTRIASLILIAFFFVNMYINTLNVIWHGFNQPIGFPYRYSFMISFLIIIFAYDEFLEIINKVNIIKIMLTVSLILVYGIYIAVIRTTTINLRELLIDFLIIAISSAVIIFFRKNSKFYYVLFATVLILQIADLTYNASDVFNYFDLAKLSDYQNYIAATSEKMDWIKDQDDSFYRIEKDFRRTNNDAMQFDYAGLSHFSSSEKKDKINFMGKLGFRNNGNWAFYNEPTTRFIESFFGIKYFLSEHNQTANKHKRLTDGHADIIIYGNQTAAPIIFASNSSIRDINYNAYNNNPFALQSAIADSITGRNNNIFVKAEPDKIKFENLTEEKKNGYNRYTKINENEDAYIEYDFTVDYESCLYSYFDAPATQNAEIISDGQDRGDYFTTYRWNIVNLYNHEIGDKLTVRLVLKDDTLDLTNSYFYYEIRENTESLFNIISQNKAEIRKINSSELEGEIEILDPEMNSITLTIPYDKGWTVYLDGKKTEIKRAVGILMSIDADIGKHAIRMKYCPPGRKAGIIISLIALIISVLYVKNIKQKYNELSQ; this is encoded by the coding sequence ATGATAAACAGAGTGAACAAGAAACTTCTGTATTTATCATCTTTTTTTATACCTGTAATTCTGTATATCTTTATATATAGCCGTCACGGTATATGGCCTTTTGGCGATAATACAGTGATGACAGGCGATATGAGATATCAGTTTACGGATTACCTGTCATATCTGAAAACAATTATTTTTTCCAATAATGATTTCAATTACTCGTTCAGTAAAAATCTTGGTGGAAACCTTACAGGATTCTCAGCATATTATTATTTTTGTCCATTAAACTGGATAACCTTATTATTTCCATCATCAATGCTTCCGATTGCTGAAGGAATAATTCTGATTTTATACGCTGCATTAAGTTCGCTTAGCTTTACATACATGCTGAGCAAAATAAAAGGTGAAAATTATCTTTCAATTCCATTTGCTTTGGCATATTCAATGATGGGATTTACAGCTACATATTTTCAGCTTTCAATATATTTTGCAGATTTAATATTATTTCCACTTATAGTTTTAGGACTTGAAAAAATAATAAAAAATCCCGAAGATAAAAAGTTTTATCTTATAACGCTTTTTGCTGCATTATTATCAAATTATTACCTGGGATATATGATATGTATTTTTTCAACAATATATTACATATATCGAATTATATGCTTAGCCGATAAAAAGTCTGATCTGCTTAAATATATTAAAAATACAAAGACATTTATAATAAGTTCTATACTTGCTGCAGCTCTTACAGCATTTAGCCTTCTGCCAGCGGTTTTATCACTTTCAGGGGAAAAGGATACATTATCAATTTCTTTTTTTAGAAGATTTGAGATGAATACTGTTTTTGCGCAGTTTTTTACAGGATCATTTTCAGGAAATGTAAGTAATGGACTTCCAAATATCTACTGTGGAATCATAATAGCTTTCTTTTGTATTTTATATTTTATAAATTCAGAGAGAAAGCTTAAGACAAGAATAGCATCTTTGATATTGATAGCATTCTTTTTTGTAAATATGTATATAAATACCTTAAATGTTATCTGGCACGGATTTAACCAGCCAATAGGCTTTCCTTACAGATATTCATTTATGATTTCATTTCTGATAATTATATTCGCTTATGATGAATTTTTAGAAATAATAAATAAGGTTAACATAATTAAAATTATGTTAACAGTTAGTCTTATTCTAGTTTATGGTATTTATATTGCAGTTATAAGAACTACAACGATAAATTTAAGAGAATTACTGATAGACTTTTTGATTATAGCTATTTCTTCTGCAGTAATAATCTTTTTCAGAAAAAATAGTAAATTTTATTATGTTCTATTTGCAACTGTTTTGATCTTACAAATTGCTGATCTTACATATAATGCATCTGATGTATTTAATTATTTTGATCTGGCCAAGCTTAGCGATTATCAAAATTATATCGCAGCAACATCAGAAAAAATGGATTGGATAAAAGATCAGGATGATAGCTTTTACAGAATCGAAAAAGATTTCAGAAGAACTAATAACGATGCCATGCAGTTTGATTACGCAGGACTTTCACATTTTAGTTCCAGTGAGAAGAAAGATAAAATAAATTTCATGGGAAAGCTTGGATTCAGAAATAACGGAAACTGGGCTTTTTATAATGAGCCGACCACAAGATTTATAGAAAGTTTCTTTGGAATAAAGTATTTTCTATCTGAGCATAATCAGACTGCAAATAAACATAAAAGGCTTACTGATGGACATGCCGATATAATAATTTATGGAAATCAGACTGCAGCACCGATCATTTTTGCGTCAAATAGTTCGATCAGAGATATAAATTATAATGCATATAATAACAATCCTTTTGCATTACAGTCAGCTATAGCAGACAGTATTACCGGGAGAAATAATAATATTTTTGTTAAAGCTGAACCCGATAAGATTAAATTTGAAAACTTAACAGAAGAGAAAAAGAACGGATATAACAGATATACAAAAATAAATGAAAATGAAGATGCTTATATAGAGTACGATTTCACAGTAGATTATGAGAGCTGTCTTTATAGTTATTTTGATGCACCGGCAACTCAAAATGCAGAAATAATTTCCGATGGACAGGATCGTGGTGATTATTTTACAACCTATAGATGGAATATTGTAAATCTATATAATCACGAAATAGGGGATAAATTAACAGTAAGACTTGTATTGAAGGATGATACTCTTGATCTCACAAATTCATATTTTTATTATGAGATAAGGGAAAATACAGAGTCTTTATTCAATATAATAAGTCAGAATAAGGCAGAAATCAGGAAGATAAACAGTTCAGAGCTGGAGGGAGAAATAGAAATTCTTGATCCTGAAATGAACAGTATAACTTTAACAATCCCTTATGATAAAGGATGGACAGTATACCTGGATGGAAAAAAGACAGAAATAAAACGTGCAGTTGGAATATTAATGTCTATAGATGCAGATATCGGAAAACACGCAATTAGAATGAAATATTGTCCTCCGGGAAGAAAAGCCGGAATAATTATTTCTCTGATAGCATTGATAATATCTGTTCTATATGTTAAAAATATAAAACAAAAATATAATGAACTCAGTCAGTGA